GTTGAATATGTAAAAAAGTTCGGGCTGGATTTGCCGAACGCCCTTTCTATCGCAAAACCTCCGAAACATCCCGAGGTGCTTCTTGCGCAGATGGTAAAGATGTCAGCCGCGCTTCAGGGCCATTTTGCCGGGGCCATCGGGTGGGATGCGGTAAATGTGTTTTTTGCTCCGTTTCTGGCTGGAATGTCGAAGGGCGATATGCGGCAATTAGCACAGATGCTTATTTTTGAATATTCCCAGCAGGCGGTTGCCCGCGGGGGGCAGGCCATATTCAGCGATATAAATCTTTACTGGGAAACACCAAAACATTTTGCAGATGTTCCTGCAATCGGTCCAGGAGGGACATATACAGGAAAAACATATTCAGAATATTTAAAACCCGCCCAGGATTTTGCGTGGGCATTGTTTGATGTTTATAAAGAGGGTGATGGTGTCGGGAGGCCGTTTTTCTTTCCAAAACCCCTGGTCCATATGACAGAAAGATTTTTCCAGACTGAGGGCCATGAAAAATTTTTACACCATATTTCTGAGGTGGCTACTGAAAAAGGAAATACATATTTTGTTTTTGACCGCGGAGACACTGCGAAAATAAGCGAATGCTGCAGGCTCGCGTTTAAACTCGAGGGGAAAGATTTTGATGACGCGAAAGAGCCCTGGCGTATGCGGTATTCCGCGATTCAGAATGTTACAATTAACCTGCCAAGAATCGCCTATCTTGCCAAACACGATAATACTAAACTTTTTGAATTGATTGACCGGCAGCTTGAGCTGGCATGCCAGGCGCACAGGGAAAAGAAGAGTTTCATAGAGAAAATACTGAGTTTAGGCAGTAAAGGGCCTCTTGCGATGCTGGCAATGAAACGAGATGATTATCCATATTTAAGAATGCACCGTGCCACTTATTTGCTTGGGATTCTCGGCTTAAATGAGATGGTCCAGTATCATCTTGGAAAACAGCTGCATGAAGATAATGATGTGTTGAAATTTGGTTTAAAAATTATAGCTCACATGAATTTAAAAGCAAAAGAACTGAACAAGCAATATGGAATGAAGTTTGTTTTAGAGCAAACCCCTGCGGAATCCACTGCATATCGTTTTGCTAAACTGGATATGCGGCATTTCCCGGCAGAAACTAAAGAGGTCATTAAAGGGAACATTGATAAACAGGAGATATATTATACGAATTCAACCTATTTGAATGTTGGAACGAATATCAGTTCAATTGACCGTGTGAAACAGGAAGGCTTATTTCACCCCCTGATTGACGCAGGCGCTTTAACCCATATATGGCTTGGAGAAAGCCGTCCGTCGCCTGAATCAATAGCTAATTTTGTCGTGAAAACGTTCCGCAACACCCAGAATGCCCAGATAGCGTTTTCTCCTGAATTTACATCTTGCAACACCTGCGGCAGGACCACCCGCGGACTGTACGGTGAATGTTCATATTGCGGTTCTGTTGATGTTGACGGTATTACACGTATTACCGGCTATTTTACAAGAATTTCAAGCTGGAACAAAGGAAAACTTGGTGAATTAACCGACCGCCGCCGGGATAAAAATCTGAATTGATTAAGAGGAAAAGAATGATAAAAATATTTGTTAAAAAAGACTGCCCGCTTTGTCCGGGGGCTAAAGAATTAGGGCATAAATTGACGGAAAAAGGCAGGAAAGTAGAATATTTTGATATAGATACTGCCCTGGGCCTTGCAGAGGCCAGTTTTTATAATGTTCTTTCCACCCCGTCTATCATTTTGACCAATCAAAACGGCGATGAAATCAATTCCTGGCGGGGCGAAACTCCGAGTTTAAACAATGTTATCCAGCATTAGCTAATTGTTATTTCCCGTGTTCCAGAAGAAACCGCTTTTACCTTCCATTTTTGTTAATAACTGCGATAAATTTAGAGGGTCTTTTTTATGATTGTTTTTCCTTCCGATATGGTTTAAAATGAATAAAAATTATAACTCTTTGAAGGGAGAGTTTTTGTGAAAATAAAGGGTTTTATAGAAACTTCTTTTGTTGACTGGGACGGGAAAATATCCTCTGTTATTTTTCTGCCGGGATGTAATTTCAGGTGCGTATTCTGCCATAATCACGCTCTTTTATTTGAACATAAAAAATTGCCGGATATACCATGGAAAGAAGTAAAAAAGAAATTACTGCGCCATAAAGGCTGGGTTGACGGTGTTTGTATCACCGGCGGTGAGCCGTTGATAAATAGAGATTTACAGGGATTGGTTGAAGCGATAAAAGATCTGGGTTT
This sequence is a window from bacterium. Protein-coding genes within it:
- the nrdD gene encoding anaerobic ribonucleoside-triphosphate reductase — encoded protein: MEPSAVKKENVISLVEKPKPEIFEHPGSLSVLKQVRKRDGKIVDFDQSKITEAIYKAARAVGGDDRLLAEEISNAVTMYLKKLYKDKVPAVEEIQDVVEKVLIEMGHAKTAKAYILYRAKRSEIRKAKTEALKDEKLSLSGDSTDLALFVRTSDEDIVGWDKYRIINALIRETGIDFAYARKISQDVEEQIISSKIKMITAPLIRELVNTKLIEYGFESERRKHTRLGVPVFDAEQIIVNRNCENANVPHNPEATNMTLAENIKKEFALLNVFSAEVSDAHIKGDVHLHDLGFVDRPYCSGQSVEYVKKFGLDLPNALSIAKPPKHPEVLLAQMVKMSAALQGHFAGAIGWDAVNVFFAPFLAGMSKGDMRQLAQMLIFEYSQQAVARGGQAIFSDINLYWETPKHFADVPAIGPGGTYTGKTYSEYLKPAQDFAWALFDVYKEGDGVGRPFFFPKPLVHMTERFFQTEGHEKFLHHISEVATEKGNTYFVFDRGDTAKISECCRLAFKLEGKDFDDAKEPWRMRYSAIQNVTINLPRIAYLAKHDNTKLFELIDRQLELACQAHREKKSFIEKILSLGSKGPLAMLAMKRDDYPYLRMHRATYLLGILGLNEMVQYHLGKQLHEDNDVLKFGLKIIAHMNLKAKELNKQYGMKFVLEQTPAESTAYRFAKLDMRHFPAETKEVIKGNIDKQEIYYTNSTYLNVGTNISSIDRVKQEGLFHPLIDAGALTHIWLGESRPSPESIANFVVKTFRNTQNAQIAFSPEFTSCNTCGRTTRGLYGECSYCGSVDVDGITRITGYFTRISSWNKGKLGELTDRRRDKNLN
- a CDS encoding thioredoxin family protein, with protein sequence MIKIFVKKDCPLCPGAKELGHKLTEKGRKVEYFDIDTALGLAEASFYNVLSTPSIILTNQNGDEINSWRGETPSLNNVIQH